In Choloepus didactylus isolate mChoDid1 chromosome 6, mChoDid1.pri, whole genome shotgun sequence, one DNA window encodes the following:
- the LOC119537071 gene encoding olfactory receptor 51I1-like: MGGNFHNSSGLPHFTLTGLPGLETSRHWVFLLLGALYMVSTVGNGLILFIIKEEQSLHQPMYYFLSLLSINDLGVSFSTLPTVLATYCFHLREISFDSCMAQMFFIHLFSFMESGILLSMSFDRYVAICNPLRYATVLTNVHMLCMGLSVFICSFCMVFPLPFLLKRLPFCKTNILSHAYCRRHAEGSNFRSVYCYSTNLSFQYF; encoded by the coding sequence ATGGGAGGTAACTTCCACAACAGCTCAGGGCTGCCTCACTTCACCCTGACAGGGCTACCCGGGCTGGAGACCTCCCGACACTGGGTGTTTCTGCTCCTTGGTGCCCTCTACATGGTCTCCACTGTGGGCAATGGCCTTATCCTTTTCATTATCAAGGAGGAGCAGAGCTTGCATCAGCCTATGTACTACTTCCTGTCCCTACTCTCAATCAATGACCTGGGTGTATCCTTCTCCACACTGCCCACGGTGCTGGCCACATATTGCTTCCACCTAAGGGAAATCAGCTTTGACTCTTGCATGGCTCAGATGTTCTTTATCCACCTCTTCTCCTTCATGGAGTCTGGGATCCTGCTGTCCATGAGCtttgaccgctatgtggccatctgtaacccTCTGCGCTATGCCACAGTGCTCACCAATGTCCACATGTTGTGCATGGGCTTGTCTGTTTTCATCTGCAGTTTCTGCATGGTTTTCccacttcctttccttctgaagagGCTGCCCTTCTGCAAGACAAATATACTCTCCCACGCCTACTGCAGGAGACATGCTGAAGGGTCAAATTTCAGGAGTGTTTATTGTTACTCCACAAATTTAAGCTTTCAATACttttga